In one Streptomyces sp. T12 genomic region, the following are encoded:
- a CDS encoding MFS transporter, with amino-acid sequence MSEAAQVSVIPDAERRAVGKFLRRMLPILVLMLLVNQMDRTNVGFVQDELRADVGVSATAYGLGAGLFFIGYALFEVPSNMLLERFGARVWLTRIMITWGAVIVAMCFIHNVWMFYVLRFLLGVAEAGFFPGVLLYFTQWLPDSSRGRASAIFLGGSATAYIVTGPITGALLELHGSGGIAGWRWMFALEGAFSILVGFIAGFFLVSRIQDARWLTQEEKDALSGAVARDKEARDRAPRTSRLKLILHPQVALLTAVFFAMALTGYAITFWLPSLVDDIGGLSPFQVGLLTAVPWICAVIAMYTMAHFTDRAPDRRPYLAIALVLSAVGTFLATLGSPWFGLAALTLAAVGGKCAATLFWPMAQSGLDLRIAAPGLALVNSIGNLGGFVSPTLFGYLQDTTGSTNGGLYTLSAASFLAVCGVAFIHRTRTAAPSVPETAATRA; translated from the coding sequence ATGTCGGAAGCCGCCCAGGTGTCGGTGATACCCGACGCCGAACGCCGCGCCGTCGGCAAGTTCCTGCGCCGGATGCTGCCGATCCTCGTCCTGATGCTGCTGGTCAACCAGATGGACCGGACGAACGTCGGCTTCGTCCAGGACGAACTCCGGGCCGACGTCGGCGTGAGCGCCACCGCGTACGGCCTCGGCGCGGGGCTGTTCTTCATCGGGTACGCCCTGTTCGAGGTGCCCAGCAACATGCTCCTCGAGCGGTTCGGCGCCCGCGTCTGGCTGACCCGCATCATGATCACCTGGGGCGCGGTGATCGTGGCGATGTGCTTCATCCACAACGTGTGGATGTTCTACGTCCTGCGCTTCCTGCTCGGCGTCGCGGAGGCCGGGTTCTTCCCCGGTGTGCTGCTCTACTTCACCCAGTGGCTGCCCGACTCCAGCCGGGGCCGGGCGAGCGCGATCTTCCTGGGCGGCTCGGCGACGGCGTATATCGTGACCGGGCCCATCACGGGCGCGCTGCTGGAACTGCACGGCTCGGGCGGGATCGCCGGCTGGCGCTGGATGTTCGCGCTGGAGGGGGCCTTCTCGATCCTGGTCGGATTCATCGCCGGCTTCTTCCTCGTCTCCCGCATCCAGGACGCGCGTTGGCTCACCCAGGAGGAGAAGGACGCGCTCAGCGGGGCGGTCGCCCGGGACAAGGAGGCGCGCGACCGTGCCCCCAGGACGTCCCGGCTGAAGCTGATCCTGCACCCCCAGGTCGCCCTGCTGACCGCGGTGTTCTTCGCGATGGCCCTCACCGGGTACGCGATCACCTTCTGGCTGCCGAGCCTGGTCGACGACATCGGCGGGCTGTCGCCCTTCCAGGTGGGCCTGCTCACGGCCGTGCCATGGATCTGCGCGGTGATCGCGATGTACACGATGGCCCACTTCACCGACCGCGCCCCCGACCGCCGCCCGTACCTGGCGATCGCCCTCGTCCTGTCCGCGGTCGGCACCTTCCTGGCCACCCTCGGCTCCCCCTGGTTCGGCCTCGCCGCGCTCACGCTGGCCGCGGTCGGGGGGAAGTGCGCGGCCACGCTGTTCTGGCCGATGGCCCAGTCGGGGCTCGACCTGAGGATCGCGGCGCCGGGGCTCGCCCTGGTCAACTCCATAGGGAACCTCGGCGGTTTCGTCTCGCCGACCCTCTTCGGCTATCTCCAGGACACCACCGGCAGCACCAACGGGGGCCTGTACACCCTCTCCGCGGCCTCCTTCCTCGCGGTGTGCGGCGTGGCGTTCATCCACCGGACGCGGACGGCCGCACCGTCGGTCCCGGAGACGGCCGCGACACGAGCGTGA